Proteins encoded in a region of the Eretmochelys imbricata isolate rEreImb1 chromosome 10, rEreImb1.hap1, whole genome shotgun sequence genome:
- the MESD gene encoding LRP chaperone MESD, which translates to MAAAASWARLGLVVLLLVAAAGAGEPEGKRRAQPAKKKKDIRDYNDADMARLLEQWEKDDDIEEGDLPEHKRPSAPIDFSEIDPSKPESILKMTKKGKTLMMFVTVSGNPTEKETEEITSLWQGSLFNANYDVQRFIVGSNRAIYMLRDGSYAWEIKDFLVNQERCADVTLEGQVYPGKGAEENEKVKNKTKPEKTNKKKNADKKSKPLKEDNRATKQREDL; encoded by the exons ATGGCGGCGGCCGCGAGCTGGGCCCGCCTGGGCCTGGTGGTGCTGTTGTTGGTCGCGGCCGCCGGGGCCGGCGAGCCGGAGGGGAAGCGGCGGGCCCAGCCCGCCAAGAAGAAGAAGGACATTCGGGATTATAACGATGCGGACATGGCGCGGCTGCTGGAGCAGTGGGAG AAAGATGATGACATAGAAGAGGGAGATCTTCCTGAACACAAAAGGCCATCAGCACCAATAGACTTCTCCGAAATTGATCCAAGCAAGCCTGAAAGTATCCTGAAAATGACCAAAAAAGGGAAGACTCTTATGATGTTTGTCACAGTGTCAGGAAATCCCACTGAAAAGGAGACTGAGGAAATTACCAGCCTGTGGCAGGGCAGTCTCTTCAATGCAAACTATGATGTACAAAG GTTTATTGTTGGCTCAAATCGTGCCATCTATATGCTACGTGATGGGAGCTATGCGTGGGAGATCAAAGACTTTCTGGTAAATCAGGAGAGGTGTGCAGATGTAACTCTAGAAGGTCAAGTGTATCctgggaaaggagcagaagaaaatgaaaaagtaaaaaataaaaccaaaccagaGAAaactaacaagaaaaaaaatgcagacaaGAAATCAAAACCCCTCAAAGAAGACAACCGAGCTACCAAACAGAGAGAAGATCTATGA